One Triticum dicoccoides isolate Atlit2015 ecotype Zavitan chromosome 3B, WEW_v2.0, whole genome shotgun sequence genomic window, GCAAGGCCGTGCACGCGCTGGCCGTCCTCGAGGGGCTCGCCGGGGGCGTGTTCGTCTCCAACTCGCTCGTCAGCATGTACGCCAGGTGCGGCGACATGGGACAGGCGAGGCGGGTGTTTGACGTCTCCAAGGAGCGGGACGACGTCTCGTGGAACGCGCTGGTCTCTGGCTACGTGCGTGCTGGCGCGCATGACGAGATGCTGAGGGTGTTTGCTCTGATGCGCCGTTCTGGGATGGGCTTGAACTCTTTCGCTCTTGGAAGTGTCATCAAGTGTTGTGCTGGCAGCGATGACTCTCTGAGGGATGTTGCCGCGGCGGTTCATGGATGCGTGGTGAAGGCTGGGTTGGACTCCGACGTGTTTCTTGCGAGCGTGATGGTTGACATGTATGCCAAGAAAGGCGCATTGAGTGAAGCTGTTGCGCTCTTTAagtcggtgcttgatcccaatgtggTTGTGTTCAATGCCATGATTGCGGGGCTGTGTCGTGATGAGGCTGCTGTCGGTATGGATGTCCTGAGAGAAGCGTTAGGTCTGTATTCCGAGGTGCAGAGTCGAGGAATGGAGCCTACCGAGTTCACATTCTCCAGCATCATACGAGCGTGTAACTTGGCAGGTGACATTGAATTCGGAAAACAGATACATGGACAAGTACTGAAGCATTGTGTCCAGGGAGATGACTTCATTGGGAGTGCACTGATTGACTTGTACTTCAACTCTGGCAATATGGAAGATGGGTTCAGGTGTTTCAGATCTGTTCCGAAGCAAGATGTCGTCACGTGGACAGCGATGATTTCAGGGTGTGTTCAAAATGAGCTTTTCGAGAGGGCACTGACCCTGTTCCATGAATTATTAGCTGCTGGACTGAAACCTGACCCTTTCACTATATCGATAGTGATGAATGCGTGTGCCAGTTTGGCTGTTGCAAGGACTGGTGAGCAGATTCAGTGCTTTGCCACAAAATCTGGTTTCGGTCGGTTCACTGCCACTGGAAACTCCTGCATACATATGTATGCTAGATCAGGGGATGTTGGTGCTGCAGTCCGGAGGTTTCAGGAGATGGAATTACACGACGTTGTGTCTTGGTCTGCTGTAATATCAAGCCATGCACAGCATGGCTGTGCTAGTGAGGCTTTACGGTTTTTCAGTGAAATGGTAGATGCAAAGGTGGTGCCAAATGAGATTACTTTTCTCGCTGTCCTTACTGCATGTAGCCATGGAGGATTGGTTGATGAGGGACTCAGGTATGTCTCTGTAATCTTCAATGATTCATACAGACATCTTGATCTGAAAAAAGAAAACTGTACATGGGTCGAACTTTGAGGTCTTTGTGTTGCTGGAGTGCGTCTTACTGTCTTATAGTAGAGTTATACTTGTTTGGTTGTTCCTCATTGGTCCATTCCTTTCATGGTCTCATGCAGGTATTACGAAATCATGCAAGAGGAATACGCGTTGAGCCCAACCATCAAGCATTGCACATGTGTTGTCGACCTTCTTGGTCGAGCTGGGAGACTAGCTGATGCTGAGGCTTTTATAAGGGATTCAATCTTCCATGATGAACCTGTCATCTGGCGGTCTTTGCTAGCCTCATGTCGTATCCATCGAGACATGGAGAGAGGTCAACTTGTTGCAGATAGGATAATGGAACTACAACCCAGTTCCTCAGCATCCTATGTAAATCTCTACAACATTTACCTAGATGCTGGGGAGCTCTCCCTAGCTTCAAAAATTAGAGATGTGATGAAAGAGCGAGGAGTGAAGAAAGAACCTGGTCTGAGTTGGATTGAACTAAGGTCTGGGGTTCACTCTTTTGTTGCCGGTGACAAATCCCATCGAGAGAGCAACACAATATACTCGAAACTGGCAGAGATGCTTTCCAAGATCGATAAATTGACAGTCACTGACGCTTCCAGCACAAAGTCAGATGACATCATTAGAAACGAGCAAAGTTGGATGAATTGGCACAGTGAGAAACTAGCTGTCGCATTAGGATTGATTCATTTACCGCAGTCAGCACCTATACGAGTAATGAAGAACTTGAGAGTCTGCCGTGACTGCCATTTAGCTATGAAATTGATATCGAAGAGTGAAAACAGAGAAATAATCTTGAGAGATGCGATTCGCTTCCACCACTTCAGAGATGGCTCATGTTCTTGTGCGGATTACTGGTAGTGGCTACTCGCTAGTGCAGTGGTTTCAAAGGTGAATCCTTGAAGATAAACCTGACATGTTGGCATACCTATTTAGTTACCATAGTTAGTATTGAAAATTATTTTTCAGCAGAGGCCTAGGGAATGTAAACTCCTGAAGCTTTATAGCCTATAAGTTATTAAGGGTGTACGGTGTCAGTGTGGTGTTCTGATTCTTTGAAAGACAGTTCTCTGTATTGCTTTGCTCCCATTTAGGATTAAAAGCTGTAGGTGCATATtgtagccttgcgatgatttaatcTTACTTACATTTCTGCCAGCAGGAAGAAAGGCGCCTTCAACTCCTCAAAAGTGGCCTCCTCCAAACTGAATGGTTGAGTCCACTGAACCATCTCCAAGGAATTATGCTGATTCTCCTATTCGCCATCGACCAGATCATCCCCTGTTAGGCATGGTGACAGAAGACCAGGATCTCCAGTTAGAAGACATTCTCTCCTTCACCACCTACAAGGCATACATAGCCAATACGGTGAGTCTTAGAAATTTCATTCTTGTATCTAGGGTATTGTAATATACCAAGGAATTGTTGACAGTAGTCTCGCAACTGCCATCTAGGAGGGTTTGTGGCAGCTCATCACCTCGTAGATAATCACCTGGGCCTCCTAGAAGGTGGCAAGTCAATTTAAGCTTTGTTTTATTGTTTGAGTTTcctgtatactccctccgtccgaaaatacttgtcatcaaaatggacaaaaaaggatgtatctagaactaaaatacatctagatacatcctcttttattcattttgatgacaagtatttccggacggagggagtagatcgtaTGTGCAATCTGCCTACCTTGCTCAGTTACGGACAGCGTTGTCTTGCCATGTTTTTTGGTCGTGATCATGTCATTATTGTGTTAGAGCTTATTGCTAATACCTGGACATTTGGATAGGCAAGTCCATTACCATGTGCCTGTTATCTTGGTTTGCTAATTGTTTCACAGTTTTCTGTGTGTTGGCCAATTGGGTGCTGTACTTGTGTTGTTTCAGAAGGTGTTAACTTGCCTTTTCTTGCAGGTGGAACTTATCTTGCTTTTATTAGCAGGTCAAGGAGACAGAGGATCCCTTCGAGAAGGTCAccactcaccaccaccaccacctccacgccGCCATATTCGTTCCCCTCACTTTTCACTCTCACTCCAGATCAATTCTCCATATAGGTAATGAAATCGTTGCTACCCATCTGCATGGTAAAACTTTTTTTTTTGAACTGACTCTGCCTTGCAAATCTTCCAATGGAGCCCATCTCCTTTTGTTAATGATATACCTAATTCTCTCTGTGGTAGCAGAATCAGAGGACCTCCTCCATAGGGGCTGTCATGGAAGGTGAGATTTATCCAACTCTGTGTCACCCAGTGCTCCGAGGAAGGTGCGTTCAACATTTGTAGCGGGTTGTGTAGGAAACATGAGTAGTTGAATGCTTGCTTATATTTTGTTGGTCACGCGATGCGACCTTAGAGAGCATCAAGGAGCCGCAATCCTAGAAGGTCAGTGACTCTTTCTGGTTTTCTCGTGTTTTACAAGAATAAAATAAAACACACCAATGTATGTATCTACGGATCTTGAAAGAATTGTTTTTCTTGTGAAACTAGAAGGAGCATCTCGAGCGACAGTGGGAGCAGCAGCGCCCGCCTTCCCGGAGGCATAGGTACTAGAAGCAAACTCGGGGCAAACTGGGGATAACCCGGCCCCGGCCAGAAACAGGGCAAACCGAGGGGGCGAACGATGATGGATGTGGCTGGATATGGTTGGTGGGGTCCTGGACTTCGCACCGAGAGACTTTGACTGTGCATTGATTGAAAATCTGGACATCATTCAGTCTGTCTCATTTGGAAATGGATGAGGCGTTTTTACTAGTCGATCGTTCGATCTGCTCATATGTGAAGTTGATTTTATTTTTTGTTCGTGGATTCTTAGTGCCACATCTGGAATGCGCTTGGTTCTTCATGTACCAGTGTTTTAGTGTTTTGATCTGCTCGTATACTGACGAAGTGTCTAATGTTTTTTTTTGAATCTGTCTAATGTTTGGTTAGCGTTCAGAGCAACCGACCTGTTTAATGTTCTGTTCTGGTATGTATAAACGTACCCACGTGAAAAAAAGATGCCCGTGAAGGTTCAGTTGGGCTCGGACTCGGAGAAAAACCAAACCGAGCTCCTcgcaccgcatatatatatatatatgtacgtacTCTGCATCAAAGAGATCCACAGTTATCTCGCGAGCTCCTCCGATCGCATTGACTCGCTTTCCACCTGCGCGGTGCCACCGATCCATCAAGAtggacggcggtgacggcgacggcaaTGGCATCTGCTTTCCCTACGACGTGCTCCTCGACATCCTCCGCCGCCTGCCAGTGCGTGTGCCCCGCCGGCCACGCAAGGCAAGCCTGGTTTCCCGTGCCCTTCCTACCCACCCAAGGGCACCGTACGCCAGTCCTGCAACGGCCTCCTGCTTCTCCATGAGGAGGGAGAGTACTACGTGCTCAACCCGGCGACGGCACACTCTCTTCACCTGCCGTACCCATCGGCCTGGCGTGATTTCATGTCCCTCGCCTTCGACCCCGGCCATGTCGCTGCACTATCATGTGTTCTTATACAGAAGGGGAAGACGTTATACAACTCGGGCAAGGTTCTATCACTCGGGCAAGTACAGGAGGAGAGGGCCGAGGAGCCGAAAGAGAAGGTGGTGCCTATGTTAGTGTACTCGTCCCTCACAAGGGTGGGAGCACCAGGAGTTTGCACCTGGCTATTGTGCCCCAGGGCAACTCTACAACGCGGTTGCTAGATCACCCGATGAACACAAGAGGGCATTTTTTTCATCTAATTATTGGCGCGGGTCAATCTACATGCACTGCCACAACAACGTCGTCATGACCCTACGCCCCTCAAAGGGGACTTACGGCATGGTTCAGCTCCCTGGGCAACCCTGCAGTGCAAAGAGATTTTATGACCTGCCTACAAATTCCGTCTTGGCAAGCTACGAGAGAGGTGTACACTGTGTGGCAATCAACATTTTGCAGCTCCGGGTGTGGATGCTAACTGAATCGATGGATGGTCAGTTAGGGTGGACACTGGCACATGACGTCAACCTTAACCCAGATAGCCATATAACCCACCCTCAAAGGGGACTTATGGTACAGTCGAGGGTGACATGGAGGGTGGTTGAAAGCAGTGGGGAAACACTCAGCTTGACCAAGTATGACAACCGCGATGCCGTGGAGGATGAAGATGGAGCAGATGGCTCTGAATGTTCGTGGAACTCGGATGAGGACAATTTCGTCGATGTGGTCGGAAGCGTCGTAGACGATGATTGCTTTGCACCATGGGGTTACATGTGCAGGATTATGGGATTCCACCCCCTACAAGAATGCGCTCATCCTCAGGGACCTGTGGACAGTGGTAGTGTATCATCTTGACACGTCGAGGATGCAATATCTAGGCGAAATCGTTGAGCTCTATAAAGACGAGGAGGAACAATGTCATTGTGTCTATGGTTCATTCACTTACCGACCTTGCTACAAGGATGTGCTGCCGGGAGGGGAATTGTCCGTGCCATCGTAGGCGGTTCTGATGTATGTATATCACCTTCACATGTTGTTTGCCCTTACAATTTAGATCGCTCTTGCGTATATGTATGTACTCTACTAGTTGCTCCATTTCCATTAGAAATTTGCTTCGTTATGTGATATACCATTTCTTTTAGTTCGGGTTGAGTCGATTGTGTTATCATTGGTGCCTTGATTTTTGTATTTTGAGCAAACGTACATGATCCCTTTATTCATTAAGTAGTCAGAGGTACAATAATGCAGATGTTCCATGACGGTAAACGCCAAACATAACGGCCACACTCGAGGGATAGAGACGATTTTACAAGGTTGCGTGCCTCCATATACCGTCATGAACAAGAAGAACCGCCAAGTCGCTAGGCGTGCAAGCCTGCAGCTAGAGCTTCAACGGTGCTCGGCTCATGCTATCATCAAATAGACGCGCCGATGGCCCCAAGTAGCCTCCATGCACGTCCCTGCAAACCACCGCACCACGCATCTCTACTCATTCTTGGTAATTCCATCGTCTACACTAACTTTACCCCAACACCTCCTGGGCTTGTCGGTCGACACCTCCAAGTCGGAGAGTTACCTTGATGGACACGTGACAGATAGCCCATAGAGTGATCAAGATCTCGTGAACTCTTCATTAGACATAGTCTCGAGCCTACAATATGGAAGAGATAGCCATTCCTTCGCATCTGGGCAGCAGCTCAGCATCAACTAAAGCCTAGATGCACCATACCATGGTGCATTCCAACAACGGGTGGCgccatgatgttggaaatatgccctagaggcaataataaaaaggttattattatatttccttgttcatgataattgtttattgttcatgccTTAATTGTATtggccggaaaccgtaatacatgtgtgaatatatagaccacaacatgtccctagtgagcctctagttgactagcttgttgatcaatagatggttatggtttcctgaccatggacattagatgtcattgataacgagatcacatcattaggagaatgatgtgatggacaagacccaatcctaagcatagcacaagatcgtgtagttcgtttgctaaaagcttttctaatgttaagtatcatttccttagaccatgagattgtgcaactctcggataccgtaggattgctttgggtgtaccaaacgttacaacgtaactgggtggctataaaggtacactacaggtatctccgaaagtgtctgttgggttggcacgaatcgagactgggatttgtcactccgtatgacggagaggtatctctgggcccactcggtaatgcatcatcataatgagctcaatgtgactaagtagttagtcatgggatcatgcattacggaacgagtaaagtgacttgctggtaacgagattgaacgaggtattgagataccgatgatcgaatctcgggcaagtaacataccgattgacaaagggaattgtatacgggattgattgaatccccgacatagtggttcatccaatgagatcatcgtggaatatgtgggagccaacatgggtatccagatctcgctatttgttattggccggagagctgtctcggtcatgtctgcatgattcccgaacccatagggtctatacacttaaggttcggtgacgctagagttgttataggaattagtatgcggttaccgaatgttgttcggagtcccggatgagatcccagacgtcaagaggagtttcggaatggtccgagacaaagatttatatatgggaagtccttattcggtcactggaagtgttcgggggtttattggtattgtaccgggaccaccgaaagggtttcgggggtccacctgccctggagggccctatgggctgaatatggagggtaccataccctaagtgggctgggcgccaaccaccctagggcccatgcgcccagggttgggggcgcccctttggcttggggggcaagcctcccccccttggccgccgcccccctctagatccatctggaggggcccgccccctctcccttgcccctataaatagtggggaggtgggagggctgctgcacccttcccctggcgcaaccctctccctccccaacacctcctcctccatagtagtgcttggcgaagccctgtcggagaactgcaagcttcaccaccatgccgtcatgctgtcggagctctccctcaacttctcctctccccttgctggaacaagaaggaggagatgtccccgggttgtacatgtgttgaacgcggaggcgccgtccgttcggcgttagatcggatcttccgcgatttgaatcgccgcgagtacgactccgtcatccgcgttctagtaacgcttccgcttagcgatcttcaaaagtatgaagatgcacatcctatctctctcttgttgctagaatctgctagattgatcttggtgttcgtaggaaaattttgaattattgctacgttccccaaacaatggcatcatgagctgggtctatgcgtagattctatgcacgagtagaacacaagtagttgtgggcgttggtttgttcaatatgcttaccgttactagtcttatcttgatttggcggcatcgcgGGATGAAGCGATCCGGacagaccttacacgtacgcttacgtgagacaggttccaccgactgacatgcacttgttgcataaggtggctagcgggtgccagtctctcccactttagtcagatcaaattcaatgaaaagggtccttatgaagggtaaatagcaattgatatatcaccattgtggcttttgcgtaggtaagaaacgttcttgctagaaacgcatagcagccacgtaaaacatgcaacaacaattaaatgacgtctaaattgtttttgcagggtatgctatgtgatgtgatatggccaaaagaatgtgatgaatgatatatgtgatgtatgatattgatcatgttcttgtaataagaatcacgacttgcatgtcgatgagtatgacaaccggcaggagccataggagttgtcttaatttattgtatgacctgcgtgtcattgaaaacaccatgtaattactttactttattgctaaccgttagacatagtagtagaagtaatagttggcgagacaacttcatgaagacacgatgatggagatcatggtgtcatgccggtgacgaaggtgatcatgccgcgcctcgaagatgaagatcaaaggcgcaagatgatattggccatatcatgtcactttatgattttcatgtgatgtttgtcatgtttacatcttatttgcttagaacgacggtagcaaaaataagatgatccctcattaaaaaaattcaaaaaagtgttccccccaactgtgcatcgttgcaaaagtttgttgtttcgaagcaccacatgatgatcgggtgtgatagattctaacgttcacatacaacgggtgtaagccagatttacacatgcaaaacacttaggttggcttgatgagcctagcatatacagacatggcctcggaacacaagagaccgaaaagtcgaacatgaatcgtatagtagatacgatcaacatgtagatgttcaccaatgatgactagttcgtctcacgtgacgatcggacacggcctagttgactcggatcatgtatcacttagatgactagagggatgtctatctaagtgggagttcattaaacaaTTTGGTTAGATgatcttaattatcatgaacatagtctaaaatacctttgcaatatgtcttgtagatcaaatggcccacgctaatgttgccctcaacttcaacgcgttcctagaggaaaccaagctgaaagacgatggtagcaactatacagactgggtccggaatttgaggatcatcctcatagctgccgagaaagcatatgtcctagaagcaccgctaggtgaagcacccattttcccagcaactcaagacgttatgaacgcttggcagttgcgtagtgatgattactccctgattcagtgcggcatgctttacagcttagaaccggggctccaaaagcgttttgagcagcacagagcatatgagatgttccaagagctgaaaatggtttttcaagttcatgcccgggtcgaggggtatgaagtatccgacaagttctatagttgtaagatggaggaaaacggttcttccagtgagcatatactcactatgtccgggttACATAACCAtttgtctcagttgggagttaatctcacagatgactcggtcattgataggatcctccagtcgctcccacctagctacaagagctttgtgatgaactacaatatgcaggtgatggagaagtccattcccgagttatattcaatgctgaaatcagcggaggtggaaatcaaaaaggaacatcaaatgttgatggtgaataagaccactagtttcaagaaaggcaagggtaaaaagaacttcaagaaggacggcaagggagttgccgcgcccggtaaatcagttgccgggaagaagcctaacaatggacccaagcccgagactcagtgcttttattgcaagggaaatggccactggaagcggaactgccccaaagtacttagcggacaagaaggccggcaacaccaaaggtatatgtgatatacatgctattgatgtgtaccttaccagtactcgtagtagctcctgggtatttgatagcggtgcggttgcttatatttgtaactcaaaacaggagttgcggaatatgcagagactggcgaaggacgaagtgacgatgcgcgtcgggaatggttccaaggtcgatgtgatcaccgttggcacgctacctctacatttatctacgggattagttttaaacctcaataattgttatttagtgccagctttgagcatgaatattgtatctggatctcgtttaatgcgagatggctactcatttaaatccgaaaataatggttgttctatttatatgaaagatatgttttatggtcatgccccgctggtcaatggtttattcttattgaatctcgaacgtgatgttacatatattcatagtgtaaataccaaaagatgtaaggttaataatgatagtcccacatacttgtggcactgctgccttggtcacattggtgtcaaacgcatgaagaagctctatGCAGattgacttttggagtctcttgattatgaatcatttgacacatgcgaaccatgcctcatgggcaagatgaccaagaatccgttctccggaacaatggagcgagcaaccaacttgttggaaataatacatattgatgtgtgcagtccaatgagcgttgaggctcgcggtggctatcgttatgttctcactctcactgacgacttaagtagatatgggtatgtctacttaatgaaacacaagtctgagacctttgagaaGTTcagggaatttcagagtgaggtggagaatcaacgtgacagtaaaataaagttcttacgatcagatcgtggaggagaatatttaagtcatgagtttggtacacacttaaggaaatgtggaattgtttcacaactcacgccgcctggaacacctcagcgtaatggtgtgtccgaacatcgtaatcgcattctattggatatggtacggtctatgatgtctcttacagatttaccgctattattttggggttatgctttagagacaaccacattcactttaaatagggcaccgtctaaatctgttgagatgacaccgtatgaattttgTTTTGGGAAGAaaactaagctgtcgtttctaaaagtttggggatgcgatgcttatgtcaagaaagtttaacctgaaaagctcaaacccaagtcggaaaaatgcgtcttcataggataccctaaggaaaccattgggtataccctctacctcagattcgaaggcaagatctttgttgccaagaacggatcctttctggagaaagagtttctctcgaaagaagtaagtgggaggaaagtagaacttgatgaagtactgcctcttgaaccggaaagtagcgcagctcagcaaaatgtttctgtggtgcctgcaccgactagagaggaagttaatgatgatgatcaacgaACTTCGGATTAAGTTGCTActtaacttcgtaggtccacaaggacacgttccacaccacaatggtatggcaaccctgtcctggaaatcatgttgttagacaacggtgaaccttcgaactatgaagaagcaatggcgggcccagattccaacaaatggcttgaagccatgaaatcctagataggatccatgtatg contains:
- the LOC119278761 gene encoding pentatricopeptide repeat-containing protein At3g13880-like, with the protein product MPPRAPAAPAFPSLDAYYLHHLRSCSTLRHAAAVHAHVVRAHPFPSLFLRNTLLAAYCRLGGPARRLLDEMPRANAVSFNLLIDAYSRSGQAGASLETFTRARRSVGVKADRFTYAAALAACSRAGRLREGKAVHALAVLEGLAGGVFVSNSLVSMYARCGDMGQARRVFDVSKERDDVSWNALVSGYVRAGAHDEMLRVFALMRRSGMGLNSFALGSVIKCCAGSDDSLRDVAAAVHGCVVKAGLDSDVFLASVMVDMYAKKGALSEAVALFKSVLDPNVVVFNAMIAGLCRDEAAVGMDVLREALGLYSEVQSRGMEPTEFTFSSIIRACNLAGDIEFGKQIHGQVLKHCVQGDDFIGSALIDLYFNSGNMEDGFRCFRSVPKQDVVTWTAMISGCVQNELFERALTLFHELLAAGLKPDPFTISIVMNACASLAVARTGEQIQCFATKSGFGRFTATGNSCIHMYARSGDVGAAVRRFQEMELHDVVSWSAVISSHAQHGCASEALRFFSEMVDAKVVPNEITFLAVLTACSHGGLVDEGLRYYEIMQEEYALSPTIKHCTCVVDLLGRAGRLADAEAFIRDSIFHDEPVIWRSLLASCRIHRDMERGQLVADRIMELQPSSSASYVNLYNIYLDAGELSLASKIRDVMKERGVKKEPGLSWIELRSGVHSFVAGDKSHRESNTIYSKLAEMLSKIDKLTVTDASSTKSDDIIRNEQSWMNWHSEKLAVALGLIHLPQSAPIRVMKNLRVCRDCHLAMKLISKSENREIILRDAIRFHHFRDGSCSCADYW